acctgttcAGTCTAGAAAAAGACAGGAGTAAAGCTACAGAAAGAACAGTTCAGTTTCTCGGTCCACACACAACGAGCCATCGGAAAGACAATATCGCTCCGTCAGAGTACACAAGTCCTTCGTCTTAGGCTCACTGCTGGACAAACTGTGGGAAGCAGGCAGCAGTAGCATAAATACAAGTTTCTCTTGCAGGTTTACATTTTTCTCAGGTTGATGCcaagtagaaaaaaatgagattcaCCCCGAGTGAGGCATTTGAAATAAAGGTAAATGTAACaagtgtgaaaagaaaaaaaaatggacccaGTATTTGCAAACAGCCCCAATGCAGAATGTAAATACTGAATATTTATATGAAAGTATATATTTGACTTGCTGATGAAGTATAATATCATCCTTTAGACTGTCTAATGGAATTGTCCGCTTAACACAAAACTACATGAGGGGTTAAAGTAGCTCAATACATTTCATTCTGGGCCAGGTctggaaatattttcagttgtaaCAATCAGAATCCCAATCTATGCACACAAATGGTTTCCCTCCTAAGTACAGACTCTAATGTATAATCAGATCACATCACAGAGGAGTACATTTAATACTTATCCATTTCATGGCGCAAACAGGTTTAAGTCATTCAAATCTTTACGGTGAAGTCCTGTCAGTTTACCAATTCATTCCCAAGCCACAAAATTTCAACAATCCTGAGACAAAGCAGAAAAGTAGATTTAAAAAGTGTTGAGAACTGAAATGTGGGGTGAGGGTTGTGAGCCCCAATTTCCTCTGTGCTCCCGTTATTGTAGCAAATACATGAACGCAAAAAACCCTAATCATATTGGAAGTTCAGCTACAATACTGTAACCTACAAATGTAACATTCTTTagagcaaaaataaagaaaagaatgaCAAAGCAATCTAAAGTGCaagcacaaatacatacagttttaaaggACAAAGTATTAAGGGGGCAATACTAAAAGGTTTGGATGTAACATGTTaaatgttagtttgtgtgtgtgtgcagtctgGAGCGGTTGTGTGTTGAGGCCCGTCATGTGGCGGCAAACTCACCTCAAGGCCTCACACACTTAacactcactcacactttgCTTAGTTCAACCTGCACacctttacaaaataaaataacacttaaaaagaaaaggttcaaagacaataaaaagcatAGATTTGAAACCTATGATTTCTTAGGAAAatgtccactggagatcagtgCTTTGAGGAGCTTCTGATTGTGACAAGATTGTCTATACATTCTCTTTTTTTAGCATAAAAACTCTATAGATTCAAGGCTATTGGTTTCCATATGAAATCTGCATTTTGTCTCTAAGCAGTCAACTCAGcgataatagtaataatataataataaaacctTACACTGTGTAGGAGGAATacagcacaaaaacaactgcagtattatacaaaaggaaaaaaatgtggctcatttttcaccatcAATACAATCTGCAGAGGAGAGAAGATCACAGATCTTTGTCATggcagtgaaaataaaaatcattcatATACGTATatcaaaaattcacaaaatgtcCTGCATTTGGAATATTCAAAATACATATCAGAACTCTTCAAAAGCATACACCTTGAGAAGGCTTAAGAGATGTGAAATATTGCTTCACTGAAAGCCAGAGTGGGGATACATGTCCAGTACGCATGGTCATGAACAGGATGGGAATGGGATGAATTTACAGCAACGAGAAATAAAAGTCAAGTTGTAAAACTTTGTGTGATATCAATAAAGACAAACCAGCTAGAAACAGATTCTAATGTGTGTCGTTATTCCCTTTAACAATTACTTCTCCTTCAAATGGCATTATGTAAAGCACTgtagactttttttaaaataagttttatgttgctttgtgtgttcCCAAAGAGAAAGacgctgaaaaaaacaaaaacaaaaaaaagccaatcGATTGTTGGCAAATGATTGAAAGGAGCATCACTGTGTTATTAACAGAAGTGCAAAGGAAGGCTTCTGTCAACACATTGAAAAGTATCAGGTGATTGTAATTTCAGATGTTTcctaaattaaaatgaaacaaaaaagaagacaatTTTGACTTATTACAACATGTGAAACTTTCTTTCCAATATGAATGCAACCGTATCCTAAAGTCAATAATTTAAAGACTAATAAGCATCTGTactttttgcttattttaagataaaacttgtaatataaATTTCCTTATTTGGATTAAAATTTGACTATTACATTTAATGACCACAGGCTGCTGTCAGTGTCctaaaaacttaaaatcagACCACATTCAGTGACAAATAGGTTTCTGTTAATTAGATCACCAATTAACAAAAGCAGATAGATGTAGGTGGATGTTTTTCAATTGTATTCTGGTCCCTCAAATGATACAAAGATGCTTGGATCCATTTTAAAACATGCCTCGgtacataaaaacaacacattttcctTCATGCAGATCCGTAACAGCATGAACTTCACAGGTGATGATGAGGCCAATTGTATCCTTAAACAGATTGAGGAATAAGATGCTGTGAAGGGGAAAGTAGGAATGATTAAGAAGTTTTAATAACAGTGTAATGCAGAAGGGGGAAGTAGTATGACCCTGCCTTTAAAATACCTACAAAGCCTCCAAACTCAATGTGCTTTCAGTGGTCACATACAGTGATTCTTCTTCCCTTAAAGCCGTCACACCACTGACTCAAAAGGACAGTACGAACATGAGAGGTGACGTTAAATTATCTGATGCATTTTTGGTCCACGTTGtgtaatttgaaaaaacaaaagaaagggaGAGAAATAAAGATGATGTGGATGATGAGGTATGACTGGACAGAAAAGTACGTACTGATGTAAGAAAAAGAGTTTACATGCACACAACCCATTCAGCGTCAAAATGATGACATCATACGagttaaatttttcatttttgtcactgaaCCCTGAGCTAAATCAAATATATCgtcatatatatacacacgcacgcacgcaaacacacaacagGCTCATAGCAGTTATGACCATCAACTTGCAGAGACCCGAGTTAACCTCAAACGAAGCTACTGAAGCTAAATGCTTCAAGCAATCAGTTGTCACTGGTACCCTCAGGCCTTCCTTCTTTACATAAATAATCCTCAGACCTGCTCACAATGACATGAGCCCATGCATTCTGCACTTTCAATTCAAAAGGCAGCTACCATAAAAGAGAGGAAATGATTTAAAGTTACAAATAAATGAGAGTCGAACACTGATTTCACCAAAAGTTCGTTCACGTCACTGTCCAGGGCTTGTTCTCGTCTTACTTCCCTTGTGGTAAAAACATGCACAGCACTATGttggaaggaaaaaacaaaacaaacaaaaaaaaaacatctgcccCAGAAATCCTAATAAGTGCTTGCCCTTCAAGTATTCAAGCATTATATCTGTAACAGCCACTGTTTGGCATTTTGACGATTCTTgctatgaaaaaataacaaaaaaaggatTTATAACAAAATAAACTGTTAACAGGCTGAAAATAACTTCAGGAATTTCATGGacaaaatactaataaaaaaaggGTCAGGTAAACTTCTTCACTTTTGTAGCTGTGGTTACTGAAACGTAGTCCCTTCATTTCAAACAAGTCACTACAGAGTAACTTACCACCCACTGCCTCGTACAGAACAGCCTCTCACCAGGAGAGGAGTTTGTTTTCTCCTGTTAACATTTAAACCTTTTCAGTTGTGTTTCTTCAGGAGTCCATCTATTGTGCCGTCGGGGTCGCTGGGGCTGAAGTCGGGACAGATACCATTAGCTGTTTTGCTGGTGGCAGTGCCATGCAGGTCCAGAGGAGACAGGCTGGACTGTGTTTGGTGGCTGTGGCAGGGACCGCTGTGGAGGCCTGCGTTTTCTGTGTACAGGTATTCCTCAGCAAAGTCTGGGTTCTGCTCCACAAAGCGTCTGAACTTGTCTGCAAAAGGGCCACAAGGGGGGGGACAAAAGTGATGTTAAACTGAAGctgcactttaaaatgaactgaaCTGGATGTTGGATCTGCTGCTcttgagagggacagaaaagaAGCATTCCACTCTGGTAAGCAAGCAAAGTTCAAAACCCAAACtgcaaaatagaaatatttagatATAGAGCCGTCTTATTGGATCTCTTACCAAACGTGATCTTCCCTGTGTCTTCAGCGTCGATGGCTGTAAATAGACGTGACACGCTGAGGTGAGTCACTCCTAAAGCCGTTTTCAGTACGACTGCCAACTCCCTCTCTGTGATGGCACCATCCTCCTCTGCCTCAAACATCTGCAGGAGATAACATGAGAGGAAACGTAGACATCATCTCTCGTCACTTTGCCTTAGTGCACGCCACTCTGACAGGCTTTTTAGCTTAAGAACCAAGGCTCAGGAGGTTCAAGAGCCCTCCAGTAACAGAACATGTTCAGCTCAAAAGCATATGAAGTCACTCAACTTCATCATGATTCAAATTCAAGACATTTTAGTTGCATGCATCCACATAAACTGATCAACGATAAGCCCCTGAATGCACAATTCATCTAATATTCTGAAAGGCTGTGCAGGGAAATAGAATATGAACTTTATGAGTATGTCATTATGCTGATATAAAGAGAACCACTTCATTATTCTACTTGGAAAAATATGACCTACAGTATGTGGcatttttaatacagtaaatgtCACACTGATCCTAAGCGAGTACAGAAGACTCTATTCTGCCTGCTGGTTAGATAAGACTCAACCAGAACATACCTTGAAGGCCAATTTCATTGTTTCCAGAGTTTTGGCAGGTCTGCATACAACAGATAAGGCTATCACATATTCTCTAATATCCATGCTGTTATCTTcgtgctggaaaaacaagagaaaacaactaaagaTGAGGACAGGAGCATGTGAGCAAGACTACTACATTTCACAGGAGTACCTACGGGTGATTGCTGTTTAAGTCACAAACACATTGCACCAATAAAATCTTTATTGCTTGTTTGGGTTTTCTACAAATACATCCACATTGAAGAGCAAGGTGCTGTGATTAGTTTCAACAAAGCCTCTGGTATACAAACCAGTTAAACAAAAGCCCTCTGCTTTAATCATGCCCTACACTACAGCCAATATTGCTTGCTTTATACATATATCACATATAGTTGTGTATTGTAACTATACTGTTCTACTACAGTTCTATATTTGCAGTACATACAATAATGTAATGTGatacaaaagacacacaacGGCTACACAAAACTGCAGAGCAAATGTGGTTGTGAAAGAAACGTCTCTGCAGCTTTTACCTcatcaaaaagagcaaacatGTCTCGCAGCATATCTGAAACTGGCACATCAAGGAAGTGAGCAAAGTCCTCCAAGCCCAGCTTCTGTCCTTCAAGCTTCCTGGCTCGGTTCCCAAACTCCTGCAAAACCTTCTCTGTGTTCTTGGGTTTCAGCCTGAGAGAGCAAATGGAAGAAGCTTTGTTAATTCATAACGCAACATGCACATTATCAACAAAGACAAATTAATCCCATgatagaaaaataacatttgagCAAAGACAGTTAATTTTTTTAGACTGTACACAGATGTCATCTTTATTGCTACGACAATTttgcaaactttaaaactgttttataaGCGCTGTGTTTAGTACAATACATTGACACtattttttcatcttcatgGCTTCCCTTCAACCTCCATGTTTACTCTCTTTCAACTATCAGAGGTCGCTGCCAGCTCCAGGAGGGAGGAGACGACTACACCCCCTCATGCACATGGTGCTTCCTCTCACCTGCCAGAAAGGGCTTTCACTGGGAAGATCACACTACTTCCAGATCGCATCCTAAGCAGGCACCTGACCAACCAGCATGAGTCACTACTGTAGTGACCCTGCCTTCTGACGAGAGCACACGACCGCTTTGCATTTGCTGGAACGTACAACCAAACCCAAAATCCGCTGCCAGAAACAGAATCCATGCTGGGTCCCGGCTGTGCTGGGTGAGTATTCTGCCCCGTCTCACCTTTGTGATCCTTGCTTAGTTCTCTTTGATGAGTGCGATGCATTGGAAAGTTTGAGTGACTCACCCCAGTCTCCTGGCGAGCTTGGCAAACTCCAGCAGACAGGTGTCGACTGGTAGTCTCAGCTGGCCCTCTGCCATGGCCAGCTGGCAGTCTTCAAATGAATAGTCTGTGATGGGAACCCCCAGGGCTCTGAGCACAACGCAGAGGAGACAATGATGGACATTAGTAtgtgcaaatcaatacaaacttTGCTTAAGGCTTCTACAGCTGACGTAGTAGCCGACGCAGCTACTTTGATGTTGGGAACAATGGGTTTTTTTGTCAATCTGCAGAACTCAAGTTTCTCATCCAAGACTCGAAGTAGTGAAGCCCAGAGTGTAGGTGTGTTTGAGATTGCAGGTTTTACGTATAGACTGTACCGTATAGGCACAATAAAAGAGCAAGGGCTGGTGAAGAATCCTTCTCATTCATGTATAATTTCACACATCATTAATAAACATACAAAGGAAAAAGGCACAACCTTGCTATCCATATTATTTACcttgaatcattttaaaaccaAACCAATACAAGAACGAACCTGTGTAAAAACCCTGAACCCATCCAGTTCCCTTTAAACAGCAAACCCAGAGTTTCCCTTGCTGGTTTTCCGatatgaaaaatgcatttaacaGTTTAACATAAGTCAACTGAGAGCTCTCTAACTGCTAAGATAgacaaaacagaagcaaaatatattttctttgtcGTTTTTGTATTAATAGCCACAGTAAATGAGATACCAAGTAACAACCCTCAGTCAGTGACTTCCAATACATCATATGATCAGTTCATTTAACTTACTTCGCCATGACACGTCTCACATTGATAGCAAACAGAGCAGgattcttcttctcctcttctgaAGGTGTGTAGATGGGAAGGAACTGTGGAGAGACCAAAAATAATCAGTTACCCAAATCTCAGACATCAcaagagatttttttcttctatggAAATGGTACAAATTCATaaaatgcacacatttaaaataagttaaaacCGGGCTTAAGGGATATACAGCATGTCACAGAAATAAGGGCCATAAAAGGAAGATGGGGACTTTCACACAGCACACATTTGATCATTTGAAATCCTGATCATGATCATGGCATCATCTACACTCACAGTAATCCATGCACTGTGTAGAGATACTTTCACGCTTACCTCTATGACAAATTCATTGTGTAACTGGCAGAGTGTCAGCCACAAGATTTCAAATCTGGATGATAGAAAGACaacatcaacaataaaaaataaacaccgACACAAGAAGCCTTTATTAGGATCCAAATGAAAGATTAATTATTTGACAGCAAGAACAAAATCCACAGTTTCTAAAATTTGCGGACTTTATTAATAccccaaaataaacaacaagatACATATGAGCTCAGTTTACAACATTCGGAGTAAATCATATGGATACATATACCAGTGACAGTGCTAATAAAATCACTATGGCATGTATGTATTTATCCTTATTTgttaaaaagctggaaaagaTATACTGTTgaaaaaattagcttttttttgcaaaaaaatacataaattataCTGTCACTGTAGTAATGTGTTAGACATTATGAGACAAAATCATTGTGCATCTAAGCCTACATCAagctcatttattcatttatttatttattgtttgactCTGATCTaacataaaatattttacattttcaattttaccTTAACATGAAGCAAATCACATATAAACTATAAATGTTAAATAGTGAAATTGTGTACTTACGCTCCTGGCCCTTGCCATGTCCATGTAATTGTGTCctgtaaaaacacataaaagccAAGATGTTATTCAACAGTGACACAAAGTCAAATTCTTATTTTCCTCTATGCATTTTCAGAACAACCATTAAATTCCAGTACAGTGGTTCTTGCTCTAAATAAGCTGATTGCATATCTACACAGTGCGGTGTCAGGTTTAAGCTTGAAATCACTTCCCATTTATTACTTAAGTCtgattacacaaaacaaaagaagaaaaaaaaagaagcaaaatctgGTTTACATGCAGTTTAGACAATTAGTTTCCTCAGTCACATCCAACAAAGATGTTACATTAGTTTTGGCATGTTTTGAGCATCGAATATATTTAGGTTtcctaaacaaacaaacaaattacttttattattctttAATGTTTACATTGACATTTACATGGACATTGTTGtgaaaagtgggaaaaaaatactggattaaaaaaaatactgttaattATCTGACATTGCATGCAACATGAACTCTAATGAAAGACAGTTtaagaaaatacattaaaaccaTATTGCTTGTTACCTTTTCTGTGTGTACAATCCACAACAACAAATGCCATTTATGAAATCCgtattttttctaaattcatGAAGATTTTTGTCAGTGTAGACCGATATATATCAGGCTTATCTTTGAAGTTTTTAAGAGTGCACATTTCTAAGATCTTCTGGCTTGCAAGTTTGTAGTTTCTGTCTGAGTTAGCTTTGTCATTCTCATGCATCActtctgcttttaaatgatCAGATTTGTGAATAGCACAAAAATTAACTCTTAGTCATCAGTAGCTTCTGTTCCATCTTTTGCAGCCCTGCTTTCATTAAAACTCAGGGGAAAAGCATAATAGCAAACTTTCATCACAAGGTCAAACACGAATaccaacaaaacaatgaaaaacagacacatttctgacattttgacaccatctcattggtaaaagtgtttgaggaacaaatgtgagTTGAGCACAGCTGCAAATCTGATGCCAAACTGAATATCGGAACACTCCCTCCCTCAGTAGAAGAGTTTGCTGGATTTCTTCTCACACTGTCCTCCATTAACGGTGGTTATCTACAGCCTCATTAATAATAAGCCTGAGCAATGCCTTGGACTGAATCTGAATCCTATCATGATTAACCAGATTGCAGTCAGGCAATCAGAGAGTCGCTCTGCATGCTTCACCGGATTCTTCTTATAGCTACACTTAAACTCTATTAACTAAATCCGCCTCTTTGGCCTCCATTAGGTGTCTGCTGAATCACTACTCTGTCATCTCAGACACAGTGTCAGGCAGACATGAGCTGAGTTGCAAGGGCAAATTTACATAGTTATTACAGCTTCAAATAATTAGTGCCTGGTTACTCTGAAGCACAGTGTGAAGTAAATTTgaattataaattaaataaagattataaaagatctgattaaaaaacaaaaacactcacatGCACTGTGGTGGCCACAAGCTTCATATGGCCCACAGCATGTTGTATCTACATAAGTACAATActtgattaaattaaaaagtgttttctttaaCAGACTCTAGATCCACATCTCATCAGTGGACTGCTGTGGTGAAGTGACAAGCGTGACTTTTTGAACTTAGGTTGATTCTGAAAACCATCCAAAGGTAGCAACACATTCAATTGCACAGTTTCCTACAGGCTGAAAATCCTGTGTGCCTCCTCAGGCTCTGATCAGTGATAGTGAAATTATGCAAGATGCATCTGAACTGAACAGAAATCCGGTTTTCTGCTCCGGACATCCAGAGGGTTTTGGAGATGTGTCTGTGTCCAGATTTCAGATATTTATCAACCCACTGAGATGGACTCTGGGAATAAGCCAAGCAAGCTACCGGGCAGGCAGAGTAtgcatacagacagacagggctAACAGAGTGCTAATATTTAGCATTTGGAGCATTTCATATAATTTAATCTCCTTGCCACAACCAAGCTTTGACTGTATAACATGCACCTGTGGTATACGGACCAAGTTTAGTTTGCATTAGGCTGTTTCAACTGTATTAAGGGAAGTTTAACATGAGCAGATATCAGAGATTCTTCTAAAGGAAATGTGGAGTGTGTATAGGAGACTGTTTACAGGGATTAGTGGGCAGGTGTTTAAAACTGGTATTTGAACAATCACATTACTAATTTGACATCAAATTAACCAGGAGAATAAGAATAAAAGATCTAACGATCTGTTTGATATAGCAGCGTCAAACAAGTATTACTGAACTGtgtaacacaaaaatgtgaacgAAAATTTGTCTGTGAGTAACTGTGCCATCATTAAGTGTAACTCgcataaaaaataacacatgCAATCTTACCAGTTTGTTAGGGTAACGAATAACCACAGGCTGCACTGGTACAGCTGGGATGAAGGCTCctacaaaagtaaaaaagaagaagacttATTTATGATAAATTTGTATAAACAAGACACTGCgctatgaaaacaaaaaacaataactaacaaaaaaacagcacatgaaATAGACTGGGAGTTgcatattcaaaaaaaaagccctcaatgatgaaacaaaaatcacacCGCCCTATTTCACACCTCTGTTATGTGCATTTCAGAAATCTTTGTCACccacaaaaatgaccaacatATGGCAAACGTCACACTAAACTACAATTTTGACTTCACATTGCAATTCAAAACTCGaccaaatgtgtaattttatgtaaaTGACAAAGTCAAACTAAACTTTATACTAAAAaatacagacaggtgacaaattcaAGGAACATCCTCACCCTTGACCCCCACAGACAGAGGATCTGGTAACTCTGTTAAAACTTGATTATACTCCCTTGCAGATGTGCACAGACAACTGCAGGCACCACAGAtatgtcagtttaaaaaaaattattctttaCTCTCTAGTTCACTTCAAGTCGGCTTGGGTACACGAGCAAGTATTTCATGCAGGAACACTACTACCGTTACAATATTTACTGCACTGACACAGATTTTAGACTGACTGACAGCATTTTCTGCACCAAATGAGTTGATATCTTTTGGGACAATGGTGCTGCATCCCTCCAGCAGAGTTCCAGAGAtttcatgttggtttttcctttaatttgtacCTTGTCTGTACCACTGAATGCAATTTGTAAACAGCTGACACGActtgaaaagaagaaagagaagaaagccGGGAAAAATGATAGAAGTAAAGCTACCTGGCTTAAAGGTGATTATGCAGGATCTGTTGGTGCACGTTCCCTCTGGAAAAATCATGATCTGTAGGAAAGAACAGGAAATGAGTCATTGGTTGCTCAGCACTTTTTTCTGCAATGCTTGTTTTTAGTGCGTAACACGTTTGTTGTGAATAATATTTTTCAGGAATAACCTATATATagttttttggggatttttttgcagtacTTCAAAGCTCAGCTGCCGTTCAGAGTTAAACCGCTGAAGATGCTCGCAAATCAATTCATCCTTTGTTAGGCAAATGTGTTGTACACAAATTCAAATCATGTTGGTTTATGTGCTCTTTTGCATGCATTATAGCTGCAACATgataagtaatttttttttgttgctagcATGTGTGACTTCTTCATCTTCTATCCATTTACCTGAGGCCACTCCCCTCCAGAATGAGCTCTACGTTTGATCTCCTCCACAGTCTTCTTTCTGGAGTTCTGGTCTGATCGTGACACAAACACCGGCCTGATGTACTTAATCAAagctagaagaaaaaaatggagaaaacaccAAATGAATACACAAACACTTGCCTCAGAATAAACATTTGCATCACTGCAATCAATACTATGATCGTAAAACAACCACACATTCAGTAGCACTTCACCATAAGACCCGGCCAGGGAGAGATCAAACCACCACTCTAATAGTCCCTAAACAAAGCGCTTAATGCCAAATCACTCAGCAAAGTAGCACAGTGGTGAATAGTGGAAGAATGTGGCTGAAGTGAAACACTCttgtaataataaaacattcatATAACTGCACAGTCCTGTAATCTGAATAGTTAGCTCAAACTATCAGTGGTAAAGGCCAAGCAGAATCCAGTCATGTGTACTGATCAGTGTCAGTATAAAAAGAGGAGATGAATGGTTTATTATCCTTGCTAAtcatccatttatttttcacacacTGACTGTGAAAAGGGTTAAGCAGCCAACCAGACTGTATCATATATGGAACAAAGTCATCACAACTGTATCTTCTGTTTCAACACGTGGCTGTGTGTTAAAACAGCGTGTTTCTTGACGCTGCCTGCATGAGTCAGATGATTCTCACATGTTGATCACAAATGCAAGAAATGTCTTGCTTCCCCTGTCTGACTACAAGCTAGGAACAGgatatttcaaaaaacacacaaacaatccAGTCAGGGTTCTAGAGGCTAGTGTGGTAATTTAAGCATTTCGAAACATCCGCTGGCTGAGTTGATTATCAATTAATCTGCATTTGAGACTGAAATTCAAATCTTTACATGGTGTCACTATCTGCGGTGAAGCATCAACACACTAAATTTGCAGTTATCAGTATCAACAACATTACTGAGATGGgactttttttgtagtttgcaAGATTATTTTAGCTGCCTTTGCACAAGTAAATAGCACTTTGTGTCCAACTTTAGCAGTACCGAACATATCGGAATGATATGACTGCATCATGTAATTTTTTACAACCATGTGTAGAAAGAGTAATGTGCAAAGAGTTTTAACTGATGTAATCCAATACAGTGGAGCACAGCGCATTGCACTGAGCATCTTGATAATTATGTTGGCAATGAGGACTTGTGCACATCTGATATGCAAACAATGCAACGACCTGACAAACATTCCTCACTATAGAGGCACCATCACTGTCAAATCAGTTCCCATAACTGAGCCACTTGTTTCTTGATTGTGTCACACCGAGACAACCTCATGCAGCAATCAAACGGAAGTAATGCAATAAAAAAGTTAGTGTCACTGGCATTTGACATCTGTTAAACATAGCAGGAATGAAAAGTGTGGGTTAAAGAGTTTCAGGAGTTCTGTGGATGGTAGAAGCACTTTCTGATACATTCCATCCTtattaatacacaaaaaaattggGTCAAAAAGGATGGACAGAGagtcagaaagaaagaagtttAAGAGACGGAGggcaacataaaatgaacaaagaggAGGATGTAGACATGAGAAGAACAACTGATTCCAACTGTGAGCTCTCTGCTGACAGGAAGGGATTATGGCTCTAGCTGGTATCCTGAGAGACGATCTGCACACGTCACTGTGGCTGATCAGGTCTTAATGCCTATTCTGGATTCCACTTGCCTCGCCATGCATTGGTGCCTGGGCAGGGGTTAGGGTACGTCAAGGCCAAACAGACTTGACAGGTTGAATATCACATTACTGggcctttatttgtcattttagggCAGCCAAATATAGAGGGAGCAGGATAATACTACATAATTATCCTGAAATTGAgaaacatttcttctttatACCTTAggctacaaaaacacaatctcAGGTGGGTGCATGTTTTTGACAATtagctgaaaacaaacatgctCAAATATCTAAATGTCAGTCCAGCATTGCAAGCCAGTAAGGCAAGCCAGTAAGGCTGCTTTAACTTGGCCGTGACTTCCTGAGCCTGGAGCTAACAATGTGGCTAATTACTGACTTAGCaggcagagcaggaggaggagaaagtaaGGTTAAAATAACACAGACCTTCACTCTACACCCTGCTGTGAAGGACATACGAACCAATGCCTAAAGTGGCAATTAGAGAGGTGAATGAACTTGAAACTAGTTAATAGGATCTGCTGTACTAGTAGTGAGTGTACTGACGGCAACTGAGCAAGGCCTGCCTGACCTCTGCATGGGGTTTTTAGACAAAAACTCCAGATAGCCTTCTGCTTGGTGAGATCCACCACTGGCAGTAAATATGAATGCAGATGGTAGATTCCAGTGAAATA
This genomic stretch from Amphiprion ocellaris isolate individual 3 ecotype Okinawa chromosome 9, ASM2253959v1, whole genome shotgun sequence harbors:
- the LOC111566240 gene encoding lysophosphatidylcholine acyltransferase 1 — translated: MRLPSNRHCAMEGDGKMMDQAPPVRNPFVHVLKFSPLEKAKIALMTVTLFPIRLLIAAFMMLLAWPFAFLASVGRSETTVEPQCLWRRLVDIILRIIMRVMWFAGGFHWMTVKGQRALPAEAPILTLAPHSSYFDAIPVTMTMSSIVMKAESKDLPLWGTLIKYIRPVFVSRSDQNSRKKTVEEIKRRAHSGGEWPQIMIFPEGTCTNRSCIITFKPGAFIPAVPVQPVVIRYPNKLDTITWTWQGPGAFEILWLTLCQLHNEFVIEFLPIYTPSEEEKKNPALFAINVRRVMAKALGVPITDYSFEDCQLAMAEGQLRLPVDTCLLEFAKLARRLGLKPKNTEKVLQEFGNRARKLEGQKLGLEDFAHFLDVPVSDMLRDMFALFDEHEDNSMDIREYVIALSVVCRPAKTLETMKLAFKMFEAEEDGAITERELAVVLKTALGVTHLSVSRLFTAIDAEDTGKITFDKFRRFVEQNPDFAEEYLYTENAGLHSGPCHSHQTQSSLSPLDLHGTATSKTANGICPDFSPSDPDGTIDGLLKKHN